The sequence below is a genomic window from Methylotuvimicrobium alcaliphilum 20Z.
GCGGCGATAAGTGGAATGAACTCCAGCGAGAAAAGTCCTGTTTTAAGGCCTTAGTCGCTTTTTTAATAAAATGCTCAAGGCCAACATGGCGGGCCATGTCTCGAATGTCGCTTGCGGTTAGAATGAGCATATCGAATCTTGTAAGTAAATGACTGAATTTATACTTCGCGCGGCCACATTTGCGGCTTTCTGGCGCGCTCTTTTGTCCGGTAGCGGCGTTACCTACATGGATGTAGGTAAGGGGCGTGAGCAGGAGCGGAAGCTTTACGAAAACCGTTACATAGCTTGTTATGCGCCTGTTTTCGCGCCTTGCTACCGAACAAAATAGCATTGCCATAAAATCCGCAAATATGACCGCGCGAAGTATATCTTGATTTGTGTTAGTTTACCGTTCATGAAGATCACTGTTAAATTATTTGCCGGTTTGCGGCGTTATTTACCGACCGGAACCACGAGCGAAGGCCTGATTATGGCGTTATCCGAAGCGGAATCGCCTCATCAAGTGCTGGAGCGGTTTAATTTGCCTCGTAATCAAGTTCATTTGCTTTTGATCAACGGTATTTTTATCGAGCCGGTGGATCGTGATCGTCCGATTTTAAAGGAAGGCGATGTCTTGGCGGTTTGGCCGCCGGTGGCCGGTGGCTAAAAGTATACTCGTCAAGACATTGGCAATGACGCAAGATGATTTCGTCAGGCATTTGCCGATTTTACTGCCCGACGGCTATTCGGTCGATGCCGAAACATGGCTATTAAATGAATCAGGGCGGATGTTGACGATCCGTATGAACAGCAACGCCGATCGTGTGTTGGGCAAGCTTCGCTTGCCGCAGTTGCGCGTTGAATTCGAGTTTGACGCGTATTCCGAACAGGAAGTCGACGTTTTTATGTGCCGTCTTTCACGGCTATATCATCGAGGCGGCGGTTAGCGGAAGGCAAAACTTGCCGAACGGAAGATATTAAATATCGGAGAATAGTGCTGTTTGAAAAATCTGCCGATATTGAGCATCAGTGGCTTTGACAATCGCGACGAAGGCGTCGCTCCCACAAGGAGGCCGGAAGCTCTGTGGGAGCGATTCCCAGATCGTGATATCGAAGCCGCAAACGTCAGGCGGCAATAGATGCTATCGAGGTCGCCCTGGCTAAGGAGTAATCATGAAATAACTTGAGCAATAGTTCTTTCCGGGAGAAGGTTGAGGGCTTCAAAAGCCTAAGTTTTCAGTGCTTATCTATTGGGTTGTGAATCATAAAAAATGTGTCATCAATAAGGAGTCAGTACCATGCAAACCATTTTAGTTACCGGAGCCAATCGCGGCTTGGGGTTGGAGTTTTGTCGTCAATATGCCGAAGCAGGCGATCGAGTTATCGCGGCCTGTAGGAATCCCGATAGCGCCGATCAATTGCAGGCATTGGCTGAGAGTTATCCCACGATTCAAATCGAAGCCTTGGATGTCGCCGATTTCGCGCGAATCGATGCCTTGTCGGTTCGATTGGCGGATGAAAGCATCGACGTCTTGATCAATAATGCCGGCGTTTACGGCGATAAGTCCGGGGGCGGTTTCGGCAATTTGGATTATCAGGCGTGGTCGCATACTCTGCTGGTCAATTCGCAAGCACCGGTCAAAATGAGCGAGGCTTTTTTGCCGCAGCTTCAGCGTAGCGATAAAAAATTGATCGTGGCTTTGAGCAGTCAAATGGGCAGCATTGCCGATAATTCCAGCGGCGGCAGTATTTTGTATCGTTCCAGCAAAGCCGCGTTGAATGCCGCGATGAAAAGTGTGTCGATCGATTTAATGGACCGCGGAGTAGGCGTGTTGATTTTTCATCCGGGTTGGGTTAGGACCGATATGGGCGGACCGAACGGTTTGATCGATGCCGACGAGAGCGTCACCGGCATGCGTAAGATGATCGATGCTTTTTCGCTTCGGCAAAGCGGCAGTTTCATTAAATACGAAGGGTCGGCGATGCCTTGGTGATTCGTTTGTCGCGGGATGCTTCGGCGGGTTAGAGTTCGAGTTTGCGTTAATAGGTGTTCGGACTCTGAGCGATTTTCAGTTCTCGCAAATTCATCAAGGCATAGAGTGTCTCCAGATGCGGGCAGGGTATGCCTTCTCGCTGCGCGGCGCGCACCGTATTGCCGAGTATCGCTTCGGTTTCCATCGGGCGGCCTTGTTCGTAATCGAGCAGCATGCTGGTTTTGTAGGGCGGCATTGTGTGCGTGTTGGCGATATTGCGTTCGATGATGTCTTCGGGCAATGGGTGTCCGCAGGCCGATGCGATCGCGGCGATTTCTTGCATGATGCCGCGCACCAAGGGCTCCTGCGTGTTCAATATGTCCTGAGTCGCCAATCCTCCGGATAACACCGACAGTGGATTGAACGGCGCATTCCAAACGCATTTTTGCCAGCGTGCGCCGATGATGTCGTCGGTAATTCGGCATTCGATGCCGGCCGCATTGAATAAGGCGCCAAGCTGTTCGGCTTTGGGGCTAATGGTGTTGGTTAAGCTGCCCAAGGCCAAGCGGCCGTAAGCCAAATGAGCAATTTGTCCGGGTCCGATTCTGTTGCAACAGATGAAAGCCAAGCCGCTGATGATTTCGTTGCCTGGAAAGGCATCGATGAAAGCTTGTTCGGTTTCTACGCCGTTTTGTATAAAAACGATCGCGGTGTTATTCGAAACCGCGGGACGGATGAGCTCGAGGTTTTTCGAAACATCGATCGCCTTGGTGCAGAGCACAACATAATCGGCTTGTTCCGGATAGTCTTCTGAATGTCGCAAGACATGCTGCGGCCTGAAGCGCCAGCCGCCCAAGTCTCGGCTTTCGATCGAATAGCCGGATTGTTCGATCAGGTTGTATTCGGACCGGCATACGACCGATACCATGGCGCCGGCTTTCGCCAATAATGCGCCGTAAAAACCGCCGATCGCTCCGGCACCGACGATTAGTATGTTAATCGCTTTCATCTTGACTGAGAAATTGTTTCAAAAAAGGCAGAGTCAATTTACGTTTGGCGGCTAGCGTCGCATGATCCAGTCGATCGAGCAAGCGCCACAACGAGGCTAAGTCTCGGGCGTAATGACTCAGCAAAAAACGGCCGACCGTGGGATTGATTTCAAAGCCCATTTGTTTGGCTTTAAAGGCCAGAGCCTCAATGCTTTCCTGATCCGACAGTTCCTGCAGTTTTAGTGTCAGTCCCCAGTTCAACCGGGTTTTTAGATCGGGCAGTCGGATGGTCAGCCAATTGGGCGGACAATTCGAAGACAGTATTAACTTAAAGCCACGATCCCGGTGGCGATTATAGAAATTGAAAAATGCGAGCTCCCAGTCCGAGGTTTCGGCAATCGCATCGATGTTGTCGAAGCAGACGACTTCGTATTCTTCGAGGCCGCTCAGAATTTCGGTGCTGGGCAGAGCGTCCGCTACGAAAGAATAGTAAAACGTGGTTTTTTTCAGTTCCTGGGCCAATTGACAGCAGGCTTGCAATAAATGGCTCTTGCCCAGGCCAAGATTGCCCCAAAGATAAATCTGCTGCTCTCCGCTACCGGAAACGCAATCTTTCAAGTGGCCGATAATTTCCCGGTTTTTGCCCGGATAGAAATTGGCAAAGGTCAGGTTAAACTTGTGTTCGAAAAGTAACGGTAATTGCTCGGCCATGCATCAAGGCTTTTTTTTATGATAACGGACATAAAGGCTTGCGCCGACAAACAGCATTAAACTGAAGGTAACTTCCAGTAACGCATAAGGCCTTTGTAATGGATTGGCATAAGCTTCGACCGATCCATGGATAAAATAAAGTAGGCTAATATAGGCTGCCCAGGCACAGCTTCTCGCTTTACCCGCGAGCAAACCGCGCATCGGCAATAATAACGGCGAAACGCTCAGCAGCAATACCAATGCGGTAGGCAGTTGATCCGGCGGCGTCAACACGGTAGGCCAGGCCATCAACAAACTAAACAGCCCGAAAAAACCGGCTAAGGCGATGCGGTGATAATGTTTTGCAGTCATGGGCCGGTCTTAAGTTATTAGTGTGAGCCGTGTCGAGCCGGAACAAGTTATAAAATTTCCAGAACGTGTTCGGGAGGACGTCCGATAGCCGCTTTGCCGTTGGCTAGCACGATCGGTCGTTCGATCAATTTAGGCGTTGCAACCATGCCGGCTATCAAGGCTTGTCGGTCCAGAGAAGGATCGTCCATGCCGGTTTCTTTATACTCGCTTTCGTTCTTACGCATCAAATCGCGCGGCTCGATGCCAAGCAGATTGAGGATTTCGTTCAACTCATCGGTGGTAGGCGGGGTTTTCAAGTATTCGATGATTTCGATATCGAGATCTTTGCCTTGCAGGAGTTGCAAGGTTTGACGCGATTTGCTGCAACGGGGATTGTGATAAATTTTGACAGTCATCGTTTTGGCCATGCTCCAAGTTTAAAACATTACCTGATTACGTAGAACTTTTAGCCAAATCGACAAGGGCTAAGCTACCCGTCATACAGGCATGGATTGCCGGTATCTAGTGTACAGGGAAGTGCAATACTGTGTAGTGTCTCATCCATGCAATTCGGTCTCCGGCAATGTCTGTCCGGGTAAACAGAATTCATGTGCCGGATAAGATACCGATTTTAGCTGAAGCTCGTAATTAATCAGGAAACGTTATGATAACATCATTTATGCGGGCGGCAGATGGGAAACGAAGCGCCTACCTAAAGAGGTCCCCTTGATTTTTTAAAGACTAGGGCTCGCGGCTTTATGGTTTGGGTTTCCTGTTATCTATTACTCCCTTTATACTCAAAAAATAGTTAACCTTATGAAGGTATGGGGTGTGGCTAGCGAGGATGTCGGCAGCAGGGCAGATTTTTGCTCCTGCAAAATCTGCATTCACGCCATCCCTCGCTTTCGATTGCTGCCGTCAAGCCCCCATGGATGGGTTCACGGCGGTCCTCGATAGACACATCTCATACCGTTTATCCTTAGACGGTTTTTCGATCAAAAGGGAGTAGCCGTTTCGGCATTTTTTAACGTACTTAGGACAAAAAGGTAAATCATTGAATACTCAAGTTATTGTCGGCAGGGCAAAACTTTATTGGCGCCTAGCCCGATTCGACCGCCCGATCGGTATATTGATACTCTTATGGCCCACGCTGTGGGCGCTTTGGTTGGCCTCCGGCGGTTCGCCGAGTTTGAAAATTTTGATCGTTTTCGTGTTCGGCGTTATTTTGATGCGAGCGGCCGGTTGCGTTATCAATGACTATGCCGATCGCGAATTCGACCCGCATGTCGAGCGCACCAAACAGCGCCCGATCGCTACCGGAGAGGTGCGGCCGAAGGAGGCATTGGTGCTCTTCGCCGTCTTGAGTCTAATCGCGTTCGGTTTGGTTTTATTGCTGAATACGATGACGATTGTACTGTCTATTGGCGGTGCCATTTTAGCTGCCGGCTACCCGTTTATGAAACGTTATACCCATTTGCCGCAAGCCTTTTTGGGCATGGCTTTCGGTTGGGCCGTACCGATGGCTTATGCCGCCGAAACACAAAGCTTGCCCTTGGTTTCATGGCTGCTGTATTTGGCGGTAATTTTATGGGCTTTGGTTTACGACACAATGTATGCGATGGTCGATAAGGACGACGATTTAAAAATCGGCGTCAAGTCGACCGCGATATTATTCGGCGATAGGGATAGAGAAATTATTGCCGGCTTGCAGGTCGTAATTTTAACGTTACTAATCATTGTCGGGCGAATGGAACAAATGGGGTGGATTTACTATGCAGGGCTAACCGCCGCCGCCGGGTTTTCGGCTTATCAGCAGAAGCTGATTTATCATCGCGAAAAAGCCGATTGCTTCAAAGCGTTTCTCAATAATAATTGGTTCGGTCTGGCTGTGTTTACAGGGATCGTTGTCGATTATTTAATAGGCTAACCGGTGCTTAAGACAGTGGATTCAGTCTTTTATTGGGTGTCGAAACTGGTTTGGGGCTTATTTGCTCCGGATCATTTGTTGTTGATTTTACTGACTCTGGTTTGCGGGTTGCTTTGGTCAGGCTACCAACAAATAGCGCTTTATGGATTCAGTGCCTTGGTTTTATTATGCTGGGTGATCGCTTTATTGCCGGTCGGTAGTTGGTTGCTGCTTCCTTTGGAAACGAAATTTCCGGCGAACCCGCCGCTGCCTGAGCAATTGGACGGCATTATCATGTTAGCCGGCGCAGAAAAAATCGACGCCAGCTATGCTTGGCAGCAGGTTGAGCTAAAAGCCTATTCGGAACGTGCACTGAGCTTCATGCAGATGGCTAGAAAATATCCTGACGCAAGATTAGTCTTTACCGGCGGATTGGGTAGTAAGCTGGATAAGCAATTTCAGGAAGCCGATGTGGCCGCCCGGCTCTTCGAACAACAAGGTTTCGATATCGGGACAATTCAATTCGAACGGCGCTCAAGAAACACCTACGAAAATGCCTTGCTAGGCAAAGAATTGGTTAGGCCCGAAAAAGGCGAAAAATGGTTATTAATCACCAGTGCTTCGCATATGCCAAGAGCAGTAGGCGTATTTTGTCGGGTCGGTTGGCCGGTCATTCCGTATCCGGTCGACCACTGGACGGTGCCGGGCGAGTCGACAAGT
It includes:
- a CDS encoding DUF2069 domain-containing protein, with translation MTAKHYHRIALAGFFGLFSLLMAWPTVLTPPDQLPTALVLLLSVSPLLLPMRGLLAGKARSCAWAAYISLLYFIHGSVEAYANPLQRPYALLEVTFSLMLFVGASLYVRYHKKKP
- the ubiA gene encoding 4-hydroxybenzoate octaprenyltransferase — its product is MNTQVIVGRAKLYWRLARFDRPIGILILLWPTLWALWLASGGSPSLKILIVFVFGVILMRAAGCVINDYADREFDPHVERTKQRPIATGEVRPKEALVLFAVLSLIAFGLVLLLNTMTIVLSIGGAILAAGYPFMKRYTHLPQAFLGMAFGWAVPMAYAAETQSLPLVSWLLYLAVILWALVYDTMYAMVDKDDDLKIGVKSTAILFGDRDREIIAGLQVVILTLLIIVGRMEQMGWIYYAGLTAAAGFSAYQQKLIYHREKADCFKAFLNNNWFGLAVFTGIVVDYLIG
- the arsC gene encoding arsenate reductase (glutaredoxin) (This arsenate reductase requires both glutathione and glutaredoxin to convert arsenate to arsenite, after which the efflux transporter formed by ArsA and ArsB can extrude the arsenite from the cell, providing resistance.), with the protein product MTVKIYHNPRCSKSRQTLQLLQGKDLDIEIIEYLKTPPTTDELNEILNLLGIEPRDLMRKNESEYKETGMDDPSLDRQALIAGMVATPKLIERPIVLANGKAAIGRPPEHVLEIL
- a CDS encoding SDR family oxidoreductase translates to MQTILVTGANRGLGLEFCRQYAEAGDRVIAACRNPDSADQLQALAESYPTIQIEALDVADFARIDALSVRLADESIDVLINNAGVYGDKSGGGFGNLDYQAWSHTLLVNSQAPVKMSEAFLPQLQRSDKKLIVALSSQMGSIADNSSGGSILYRSSKAALNAAMKSVSIDLMDRGVGVLIFHPGWVRTDMGGPNGLIDADESVTGMRKMIDAFSLRQSGSFIKYEGSAMPW
- the hda gene encoding DnaA regulatory inactivator Hda, which translates into the protein MAEQLPLLFEHKFNLTFANFYPGKNREIIGHLKDCVSGSGEQQIYLWGNLGLGKSHLLQACCQLAQELKKTTFYYSFVADALPSTEILSGLEEYEVVCFDNIDAIAETSDWELAFFNFYNRHRDRGFKLILSSNCPPNWLTIRLPDLKTRLNWGLTLKLQELSDQESIEALAFKAKQMGFEINPTVGRFLLSHYARDLASLWRLLDRLDHATLAAKRKLTLPFLKQFLSQDESD
- a CDS encoding MoaD/ThiS family protein; translated protein: MKITVKLFAGLRRYLPTGTTSEGLIMALSEAESPHQVLERFNLPRNQVHLLLINGIFIEPVDRDRPILKEGDVLAVWPPVAGG
- a CDS encoding ketopantoate reductase family protein yields the protein MKAINILIVGAGAIGGFYGALLAKAGAMVSVVCRSEYNLIEQSGYSIESRDLGGWRFRPQHVLRHSEDYPEQADYVVLCTKAIDVSKNLELIRPAVSNNTAIVFIQNGVETEQAFIDAFPGNEIISGLAFICCNRIGPGQIAHLAYGRLALGSLTNTISPKAEQLGALFNAAGIECRITDDIIGARWQKCVWNAPFNPLSVLSGGLATQDILNTQEPLVRGIMQEIAAIASACGHPLPEDIIERNIANTHTMPPYKTSMLLDYEQGRPMETEAILGNTVRAAQREGIPCPHLETLYALMNLRELKIAQSPNTY
- a CDS encoding YdcF family protein, translated to MDSVFYWVSKLVWGLFAPDHLLLILLTLVCGLLWSGYQQIALYGFSALVLLCWVIALLPVGSWLLLPLETKFPANPPLPEQLDGIIMLAGAEKIDASYAWQQVELKAYSERALSFMQMARKYPDARLVFTGGLGSKLDKQFQEADVAARLFEQQGFDIGTIQFERRSRNTYENALLGKELVRPEKGEKWLLITSASHMPRAVGVFCRVGWPVIPYPVDHWTVPGESTSLGFAFGENLEQLTYAVREWLGLAAYHITGKTSAWVPDTCSNEP